One genomic region from Terasakiella sp. SH-1 encodes:
- a CDS encoding site-specific DNA-methyltransferase codes for MKTLQTIPLNQILQGDCIELMNSLPEKSVDLIFADPPYNLQLGGDLHRPNNTKVDACDDHWDQFDSFKAYDDFSKAWLKAARRILKDDGTIWVIGSYHNIFRVGVTLQDLGYWMLNDVIWRKTNPMPNFRGRRFTNAHETMIWCSKSEKAKYNFNYEAMKAFNDDVQMRSDWLLPICNGGERLKNDEGQKAHPTQKPESLLYRVIMASSKPGDVVLDPFFGTGTTGAVAKKLGRNFIGLERETDYIKVAEKRIKSIKGEIDTSLLTTPAKRQAPRIPFGTLLERGLLEPGTKLTDVKGRYEAQVRADGTLSASDFRGSIHQVGARVQNAQACNGWTFWHMEKGSERVCIDELREQVRAELAS; via the coding sequence ATGAAAACGCTACAAACAATTCCGCTGAATCAGATCTTGCAGGGTGACTGTATTGAACTGATGAACAGCCTTCCGGAAAAGTCAGTCGATCTGATTTTTGCGGACCCGCCTTATAACTTGCAACTCGGTGGTGATTTGCACCGCCCCAACAACACCAAAGTCGATGCCTGCGATGATCACTGGGATCAGTTTGACAGCTTCAAGGCTTATGATGATTTCTCCAAAGCCTGGCTGAAAGCGGCCCGTCGTATTCTAAAAGACGATGGCACGATTTGGGTGATTGGGTCGTATCATAATATTTTCCGTGTGGGTGTGACGCTTCAGGATTTGGGCTATTGGATGCTCAATGACGTGATTTGGCGCAAAACCAACCCGATGCCGAACTTCCGTGGTCGTCGTTTCACCAATGCGCATGAAACCATGATCTGGTGTTCGAAGTCTGAAAAAGCCAAATATAACTTCAATTACGAAGCGATGAAGGCTTTTAACGATGACGTTCAAATGCGTTCAGACTGGCTGCTGCCCATCTGTAATGGGGGCGAGCGCCTGAAAAATGATGAAGGCCAAAAAGCGCATCCGACACAAAAGCCGGAAAGCCTGCTTTATCGCGTGATCATGGCCTCAAGCAAACCCGGTGATGTGGTGCTTGATCCGTTCTTTGGTACGGGCACAACAGGTGCCGTTGCCAAGAAACTGGGCCGCAACTTCATCGGTCTGGAACGCGAAACCGATTATATCAAAGTGGCTGAAAAACGCATTAAGTCCATTAAGGGCGAAATTGATACGTCTTTGCTGACCACACCGGCCAAACGTCAGGCCCCGCGCATTCCGTTTGGGACGTTGCTGGAACGCGGCCTGTTGGAACCGGGCACGAAATTGACTGATGTCAAAGGGCGTTATGAAGCACAAGTGCGTGCCGATGGGACGCTCAGTGCCTCTGATTTTAGGGGTTCTATCCACCAAGTTGGCGCACGTGTGCAAAATGCGCAAGCCTGTAACGGCTGGACCTTCTGGCATATGGAAAAAGGCAGTGAGCGCGTTTGTATCGACGAACTGCGTGAACAGGTTCGCGCCGAACTTGCCAGTTAA